In Synechococcus sp. CB0101, a genomic segment contains:
- the ebsA gene encoding type IV pilus biogenesis protein EbsA, whose translation MSAALVALFAPYCQGATEPSALEAGLQLLARGHLHGQRPLRPEGQRPFELQWQPGVAPLEAAQVQLSVQGQGLEQPATYSFELPTHRLLQWLMAWQAAGGASGQPADFPEPFWQWLILGLDSQALQA comes from the coding sequence ATGTCGGCGGCGCTGGTGGCCCTGTTCGCCCCCTATTGCCAGGGGGCAACGGAACCCTCCGCTCTCGAAGCCGGTCTGCAGCTGCTGGCGCGCGGCCATCTCCACGGTCAGCGCCCGCTGCGGCCGGAAGGCCAGCGGCCGTTTGAGCTGCAGTGGCAGCCGGGCGTGGCACCGCTGGAGGCCGCTCAGGTGCAGCTTTCGGTGCAGGGCCAGGGCCTTGAGCAGCCGGCGACCTACAGCTTTGAGCTGCCCACCCATCGCTTGCTGCAGTGGTTGATGGCCTGGCAGGCAGCGGGCGGGGCGTCGGGCCAGCCTGCGGATTTCCCGGAGCCGTTCTGGCAGTGGTTGATTCTTGGGCTCGATTCCCAGGCTTTGCAGGCCTAG
- a CDS encoding phosphotransacetylase family protein: MGHDSASSHARSSALLIGSCEPFSGKSAVVLGLARQWLQRGLSVRIGKPLADSAELGAGGDGPLIDDDVRFVGQILGLSEAELVPSVHLQSADAARERLLAGNLDAGAGFTALQEQVGAGGEGVTLLEGAGGLNDGWLYGLDLVQVARGLQAPVVLVHSWSGCHSAEPLLEARDQLGDLLCGVVLNGLPPEQVASVRAEVAPALERLGIPVLGVMPRSPLLRSVTVEELSRRLDADVLCCRDRLDLLVETLSIGAMNVNSAMEFFRRRRNMAVVTGADRTDIQLAALEASTQCLILTGAGEPLPQLISRAEELEVPLLKVEHDTLTTVEVIESAFGHVRLHESVKATYAFRLVEEHCDFEPLLKRLRLPIPA; encoded by the coding sequence ATGGGTCACGACAGCGCGTCCTCCCACGCCCGTTCGTCGGCCCTGCTGATCGGTTCCTGTGAGCCGTTCAGTGGCAAATCAGCGGTGGTGCTGGGTTTGGCACGCCAGTGGCTGCAGCGAGGTCTTTCGGTGCGGATCGGTAAGCCGCTCGCCGACAGTGCTGAGCTCGGGGCCGGTGGCGATGGCCCGCTGATCGACGACGACGTGCGCTTTGTGGGCCAGATCCTGGGCCTGAGCGAAGCCGAACTGGTGCCTTCGGTGCATCTGCAAAGCGCTGATGCCGCGCGCGAGCGCTTGCTGGCCGGGAACCTGGATGCGGGTGCCGGATTCACGGCCCTGCAGGAGCAAGTCGGCGCTGGTGGGGAGGGAGTGACCCTGCTGGAGGGCGCCGGCGGCCTCAACGATGGATGGCTCTACGGCCTGGATCTGGTGCAGGTGGCCCGGGGGCTTCAGGCGCCGGTGGTGCTGGTGCACAGCTGGAGCGGTTGCCATAGCGCTGAGCCTTTGCTGGAAGCTCGCGATCAGTTGGGTGATCTCCTCTGCGGGGTGGTGCTGAATGGTCTGCCGCCGGAGCAGGTGGCTTCCGTGCGCGCGGAGGTGGCTCCGGCCCTAGAGCGGCTCGGCATTCCAGTGTTGGGGGTGATGCCGAGATCGCCGCTGCTGCGCAGCGTGACGGTGGAAGAGCTCAGCCGCCGCCTGGATGCGGACGTGCTCTGCTGCCGCGATCGCTTGGATCTGCTGGTGGAAACCCTCTCCATCGGCGCCATGAACGTGAACTCCGCCATGGAGTTCTTCCGCCGCCGGCGCAACATGGCGGTGGTGACCGGTGCTGATCGCACCGATATTCAACTGGCCGCTCTGGAGGCTTCCACCCAGTGCCTGATCCTCACGGGTGCAGGCGAACCGTTGCCCCAGTTGATCTCCCGGGCTGAAGAGCTGGAAGTGCCGCTGCTGAAGGTGGAGCACGACACCCTCACCACCGTGGAGGTGATCGAAAGCGCCTTCGGTCATGTGCGCCTGCACGAATCGGTGAAGGCCACCTACGCCTTCCGGTTGGTGGAAGAGCACTGTGATTTTGAGCCGCTGCTGAAGCGTCTGCGACTGCCGATTCCCGCGTGA
- the map gene encoding type I methionyl aminopeptidase, with protein sequence MNLFAELLAATQKSADGGAAPAPSVVTQTGPRIQKSRRGVEVKSAREIETMRQASRIVATVLREVIEMAAPGMTTGDLDAHAEKRIREMGAVPSFKGYHGFPASICASINNEVVHGIPSNKRLIKAGDLVKIDTGAYFDGYHGDSCVTLCVGEGVPEQARTLSRVAQESLMKGLATVKAGSTLFELAGAVQDHVEAHGFAVVEDYTGHGVGRNLHEEPSVFNYRTRELPNMKLRAGMTLAVEPILNAGSKACRTLKDRWTVVTVDGSLSAQWEHTIAVTSDGCEILTDRDF encoded by the coding sequence ATGAACCTGTTCGCCGAACTGCTCGCCGCTACGCAGAAGTCCGCTGATGGGGGCGCGGCGCCGGCACCGTCGGTGGTGACGCAAACCGGGCCGCGCATTCAGAAGAGTCGTCGCGGCGTGGAGGTGAAGAGCGCCCGCGAGATCGAAACCATGCGCCAGGCCAGCCGCATCGTGGCCACGGTGTTGCGCGAAGTCATCGAGATGGCGGCTCCGGGTATGACCACCGGCGATCTCGATGCGCATGCCGAAAAGCGCATCCGTGAGATGGGCGCTGTGCCCAGCTTCAAGGGGTATCACGGTTTCCCCGCCAGCATCTGCGCCTCGATCAACAACGAAGTGGTGCATGGCATTCCCAGCAACAAACGCCTGATCAAGGCCGGCGATCTGGTGAAGATCGATACCGGTGCCTATTTCGACGGCTATCACGGCGATAGCTGCGTGACCCTGTGCGTGGGTGAAGGGGTGCCCGAGCAAGCCCGCACCCTCTCGCGCGTCGCCCAGGAATCGTTGATGAAGGGTCTGGCCACCGTGAAGGCGGGCAGCACCTTGTTTGAGCTGGCCGGCGCCGTGCAAGACCACGTGGAGGCCCATGGTTTTGCCGTGGTGGAGGACTACACGGGCCACGGCGTGGGCCGCAACCTGCACGAGGAGCCTTCGGTGTTCAACTACCGCACCCGCGAGCTGCCCAACATGAAGTTGCGGGCTGGGATGACCCTGGCTGTGGAGCCGATCCTCAATGCCGGCAGCAAGGCCTGCCGCACCCTGAAAGACCGCTGGACGGTGGTGACCGTGGACGGCAGCTTGTCGGCTCAGTGGGAGCACACCATCGCTGTCACCAGCGACGGCTGCGAGATCCTGACCGATCGCGATTTCTGA
- a CDS encoding NAD-dependent epimerase/dehydratase family protein, whose protein sequence is MSAQPFAGRTVAVTGASGSLGSALLLALHQQGAALVALTSSDQPLTLTSADGQALPLEQVPWRCGDEQALKPVLERCDVLVINHGFNSHGNRSADAVWRSLEVNALSSWRLLELFAAIANSDPPEARARELWMNTSEAEIQAAVSPLYEISKRLQGQLLSLRSLDLASPRLRLRRLVLGPFRSALNPIGLMSPAFVAREILRQVGWNWGLVIVTPNPLTYVLMPVATMGRWLYFRATSKGSEA, encoded by the coding sequence ATGTCAGCCCAGCCTTTTGCCGGACGCACCGTGGCCGTGACCGGTGCCAGCGGCAGCCTCGGCAGCGCCCTGCTGCTGGCACTGCACCAGCAGGGGGCTGCACTGGTGGCCCTCACCAGCAGCGATCAACCGCTGACACTCACCAGCGCCGATGGCCAGGCGCTACCGCTCGAACAGGTGCCCTGGCGCTGCGGAGACGAGCAGGCCCTCAAGCCTGTGCTGGAGCGTTGTGATGTGCTCGTGATCAACCATGGCTTCAACAGCCATGGCAACCGCAGCGCTGACGCCGTCTGGCGTTCGCTGGAGGTGAATGCCCTGAGCAGTTGGCGGCTGCTGGAGTTGTTTGCCGCCATCGCCAACAGCGATCCGCCTGAGGCCCGGGCTCGAGAGCTCTGGATGAACACCTCGGAGGCTGAGATCCAGGCAGCCGTAAGCCCTCTCTACGAGATCAGCAAGCGCCTGCAGGGGCAGCTGCTCAGCCTGCGCAGCCTCGATCTGGCCAGCCCCCGGCTGCGCCTGCGCCGGCTGGTGCTGGGCCCATTCCGCTCAGCGCTGAACCCGATCGGGCTGATGAGCCCCGCCTTTGTGGCGCGGGAGATTTTGCGGCAGGTGGGCTGGAACTGGGGGCTGGTGATCGTCACCCCCAATCCCCTCACCTACGTGCTGATGCCTGTAGCCACCATGGGCCGCTGGCTCTACTTCCGAGCCACCAGCAAGGGCTCAGAGGCTTGA